The following proteins come from a genomic window of Lycium ferocissimum isolate CSIRO_LF1 chromosome 4, AGI_CSIRO_Lferr_CH_V1, whole genome shotgun sequence:
- the LOC132053337 gene encoding signaling peptide TAXIMIN 1-like → MCCGDSCRPLAFLLGLPFALLSLIVSLVGIIIWIVGLTLSCICPCCLCVTVMIELALELIKAPIHVMQWFTDQIPC, encoded by the exons ATGTGTTGTGGAGATAGTTGTAGGCCATTGGCCTTTCTTTTAGGCCTACCTTTTGCTTTGCTTTCACTTATCGTCTCTCTCGTTGGCATCATCATCTGGATAGTCGG GTTGACGTTGAGTTGCATATGTCCCTGTTGTCTCTGTGTAACTGTGATGATTGAATTAGCTCTGGAGTTAATAAAAGCCCCAATTCACGTTATGCAGTGGTTCACTGATCAAATCCCTTGTTGA
- the LOC132053339 gene encoding uncharacterized protein LOC132053339, with protein sequence MAMACIKFRPILSTSLRSIFSSSKNTISTINYPRWTGLNNWRHTSLNHNRFWGPNGPDILPQHSNPIQESTSLDSISSATSLAEMGAAVLCTSDPLMKSKLSHLAYCRWIQEGLPVGTFEPPGRPARPEKPQLVPPKEIPSPKHSGLSLNAYMLHNLAHVELNAIDLAWDTVVRFSPYSDLLGAGFFADFAHVADDESRHFAWCSQRLSELGVSYGDMPAHNLLWRECEKSSNNVAARLASIPLVQEARGLDAGPRLVQKLIGFGDHKTSNIVARIADEEVAHVAVGVFWFVSVCEKLGCTPCTTFRDLLEEYNVELKGPFNYSARDQAGLPREWYDPSSSVEDTQKKLSQVCDRLECIIAMEKENTSLDSR encoded by the exons ATGGCAATGGCATGTATCAAATTCAGACCCATACTTTCCACCTCATTAAGGTCCATTTTTTCCAGTTCAAAAAACACCATCTCAACCATTAATTACCCAAGATGGACAGGTCTAAACAATTGGAGACACACTTCCCTTAACCACAACCGTTTTTGGGGACCCAATGGACCTGATATTCTACCACAACACTCAAATCCAATTCAAGAATCAACTTCATTGGACTCAATCTCATCTGCCACTTCACTTGCTGAAATGGGTGCTGCTGTTCTTTGTACAAGTGATCCTTTAATGAAATCTAAACTTTCCCATTTAGCTTATTGTAGGTGGATTCAAGAGGGTCTTCCTGTTGGAACTTTTGAACCACCGGGTCGGCCTGCCCGACCCGAAAAACCCCAACTG GTTCCACCCAAGGAAATTCCGTCTCCTAAACACTCGGGTTTATCTCTCAATGCCTATATGCTTCATAATCTTGCTCATGTGGAGTTAAATGCTATTGACTTGGCATGGGATACTGTTGTCCGTTTCTCACCATACAGTGATCTTCTCGGTGCTGGGTTCTTTGCTGATTTTGCTCATGTGGCTGATGATGAGAGTCGTCATTTCGCTTGGTGTTCCCAGAGATTATCTGAGCTTGGAGTCAG CTACGGTGACATGCCTGCTCATAATTTGCTTTGGAGGGAGTGTGAGAAATCTTCAAACAATGTTGCTGCACGGCTAGCTTCAATCCCACTTGTCCAG GAAGCGAGAGGTCTTGATGCGGGCCCTCGGCTGGTGCAAAAGCTAATTGGCTTTGGAGACCATAAAACTTCCAACATTGTGGCTAGAATTGCTGATGAAGAAGTTGCACACGTGGCTGTGGGTGTCTTCTGGTTCGTTTCGGTTTGTGAGAAACTGGGATGTACCCCTTGCACAACTTTTAGAG ATTTACTAGAGGAATATAACGTGGAGTTAAAAGGACCATTCAACTATTCGGCTAGAGATCAAGCTGGTCTTCCACGAGAATG GTATGATCCTTCTTCAAGTGTAGAAGATACGCAAAAGAAGCTATCTCAG GTTTGTGATCGGTTGGAATGCATAATTGCTATGGAAAAGGAGAACACGAGTCTAGATAGTCGATGA
- the LOC132053340 gene encoding transcription factor GTE4 isoform X1, with the protein MTSGTMMNGENRGSKELQKMPESKVYRRKSFKGLNNVGDVLQHPHSQILGLEDANLSQKIVGSEGSSSLNRSLILENNGILAGSGQENSARINLSFKSKREMREIRRKLQSELDLVRSLVKKIEATDVQKTGPGIDQDSGARPVSVESRPLNQLSVSVVENSHGVGDNVEKEKRTPKVNQFYRNKDFLLAKDKFPPAESNKKSKSKSSAKKVSGPESGHAIPGKLSNQMLKNCRALLERLMKHKHGWVFNQPVDIKALGLHDYFDIIKNPMDLGTVKSRLETNRYTSPKEFAEDVRLTFQNAMTYNPKGQDVHMMADQLNKIFEEKWAPIEADYMRELRLLTDSGGKVGPKRTLDRSESTTNLVGSKIKSVTLPQSGRTPAPKKPKAKDPNKREMTYDEKQKLSTCLQNLPSEKLENVVQIIKKRNSSLCQQDDEIEVDIDSVDTETLWELDRFVTNYKKSLSKNKRKIELADQEKREVETNVQEENASPVVVEIPKESKAAEEKGTSSTPAHVENQGKDVSQPSSSNTDSVSSSSDSDSESSAGGGSDAEHSPKS; encoded by the exons ATGACTTCGGGGACAATGATGAACGGTGAAAATCGAGGATCGAAAGAGCTGCAGAAAATGCCTGAAAGCAAAGTCTACAGACGGAAGTCATTCAAAGGGTTGAATAACGTAGGTGATGTGTTACAACATCCACATTCTCAAATCCTAGGTCTGGAAGATGCCAATTTGTCTCAAAAGATTGTTGGTTCAGAAGGTTCTTCGAGTCTGAACCGTTCTCTAATATTGGAGAATAATGGAATATTGGCAGGTAGTGGGCAAGAAAATAGTGCTAGAATCAATTTATCGTTCAAGTCCAAGCGGGAGATGAGAGAGATAAGAAGGAAGCTGCAGAGTGAGTTGGACTTGGTTCGGAGTTTGGTGAAGAAAATCGAGGCAACGGATGTACAGAAAACTGGCCCTGGAATTGATCAGGATAGTGGGGCCCGACCGGTATCTGTTGAGTCCAGGCCTTTGAATCAGTTAAGTGTATCAGTTGTGGAGAACAGCCATGGTGTGGGTGATAATGTGGAGAAGGAGAAGAGgacaccaaaggtaaaccaatTTTATAGGAATAAAGATTTTTTGTTAGCTAAGGATAAGTTTCCCCCAGCTGAAAGCAACAAAAAGTCGAAATCGAAATCAAGTGCAAAGAAAGTGAGTGGGCCAGAATCAGGACATGCAATACCGGGGAAGTTATCAAATCAAATGCTAAAGAATTGTCGTGCTTTGCTTGAAAGATTGATGAAGCACAAGCATGGTTGGGTGTTTAACCAGCCTGTTGATATAAAGGCTCTTGGTTTACATGACTATTTTGACATTATTAAGAATCCAATGGATCTGGGAACTGTGAAGTCCAGGCTGGAAACAAATCGGTATACGTCTCCTAAAGAATTTGCTGAGGATGTTAGACTTACATTTCAAAATGCTATGACGTATAATCCGAAGGGCCAAGATGTTCATATGATGGCCGATCAACTTAACAAGATATTTGAGGAGAAGTGGGCCCCTATAGAGGCTGATTATATGCGCGAATTGAGATTGTTAACGGACTCTGGAGGAAAAGTGGGCCCCAAGAGGACTTTAGACAGGTCAGAATCAACGACCAATCTCGTTGGTTCCAAGATTAAATCTGTCACTCTCCCCCAATCTGGAAGGACCCCTGCCCCAAAGAAGCCGAAAGCAAAGGATCCTAATAAAAGGGAGATGACATATGATGAAAAGCAAAAGCTGAGCACATGCCTACAGAATTTACCTTCTGAAAAGCTTGAAAACGTTGTACAGATAATCAAAAAGAGGAATTCATCTCTATGCCAACAGGATGATGAGATTGAAGTGGATATTGACAGTGTTGATACTGAGACCCTATGGGAGCTTGACAGGTTTGTTACCAATTACAAAAAGAGCTTGagcaagaacaaaagaaaaattgaacttGCAGATCAAGAAAAAAGGGAAGTCGAGACGAATGTTCAGGAGGAG AATGCTAGCCCAGTTGTGGTAGAAATTCCAAAAGAAAGCAAAGCAG CAGAAGAGAAAGGCACTTCCTCCACTCCTGCTCATGTAGAAAATCAGGGAAAAGATGTTAGTCAGCCAAGCAGCTCTAACACTGACTCGGTGTCATCATCAAGTG ATTCTGATAGCGAAAGCTCCGCAGGAGGTGGATCCGATGCCGAACATTCACCAAAAAGTTGA
- the LOC132053340 gene encoding transcription factor GTE4 isoform X2, which produces MTSGTMMNGENRGSKELQKMPESKVYRRKSFKGLNNVGDVLQHPHSQILGLEDANLSQKIVGSEGSSSLNRSLILENNGILAGSGQENSARINLSFKSKREMREIRRKLQSELDLVRSLVKKIEATDVQKTGPGIDQDSGARPVSVESRPLNQLSVSVVENSHGVGDNVEKEKRTPKVNQFYRNKDFLLAKDKFPPAESNKKSKSKSSAKKVSGPESGHAIPGKLSNQMLKNCRALLERLMKHKHGWVFNQPVDIKALGLHDYFDIIKNPMDLGTVKSRLETNRYTSPKEFAEDVRLTFQNAMTYNPKGQDVHMMADQLNKIFEEKWAPIEADYMRELRLLTDSGGKVGPKRTLDRSESTTNLVGSKIKSVTLPQSGRTPAPKKPKAKDPNKREMTYDEKQKLSTCLQNLPSEKLENVVQIIKKRNSSLCQQDDEIEVDIDSVDTETLWELDRFVTNYKKSLSKNKRKIELADQEKREVETNVQEENASPVVVEIPKESKAEEKGTSSTPAHVENQGKDVSQPSSSNTDSVSSSSDSDSESSAGGGSDAEHSPKS; this is translated from the exons ATGACTTCGGGGACAATGATGAACGGTGAAAATCGAGGATCGAAAGAGCTGCAGAAAATGCCTGAAAGCAAAGTCTACAGACGGAAGTCATTCAAAGGGTTGAATAACGTAGGTGATGTGTTACAACATCCACATTCTCAAATCCTAGGTCTGGAAGATGCCAATTTGTCTCAAAAGATTGTTGGTTCAGAAGGTTCTTCGAGTCTGAACCGTTCTCTAATATTGGAGAATAATGGAATATTGGCAGGTAGTGGGCAAGAAAATAGTGCTAGAATCAATTTATCGTTCAAGTCCAAGCGGGAGATGAGAGAGATAAGAAGGAAGCTGCAGAGTGAGTTGGACTTGGTTCGGAGTTTGGTGAAGAAAATCGAGGCAACGGATGTACAGAAAACTGGCCCTGGAATTGATCAGGATAGTGGGGCCCGACCGGTATCTGTTGAGTCCAGGCCTTTGAATCAGTTAAGTGTATCAGTTGTGGAGAACAGCCATGGTGTGGGTGATAATGTGGAGAAGGAGAAGAGgacaccaaaggtaaaccaatTTTATAGGAATAAAGATTTTTTGTTAGCTAAGGATAAGTTTCCCCCAGCTGAAAGCAACAAAAAGTCGAAATCGAAATCAAGTGCAAAGAAAGTGAGTGGGCCAGAATCAGGACATGCAATACCGGGGAAGTTATCAAATCAAATGCTAAAGAATTGTCGTGCTTTGCTTGAAAGATTGATGAAGCACAAGCATGGTTGGGTGTTTAACCAGCCTGTTGATATAAAGGCTCTTGGTTTACATGACTATTTTGACATTATTAAGAATCCAATGGATCTGGGAACTGTGAAGTCCAGGCTGGAAACAAATCGGTATACGTCTCCTAAAGAATTTGCTGAGGATGTTAGACTTACATTTCAAAATGCTATGACGTATAATCCGAAGGGCCAAGATGTTCATATGATGGCCGATCAACTTAACAAGATATTTGAGGAGAAGTGGGCCCCTATAGAGGCTGATTATATGCGCGAATTGAGATTGTTAACGGACTCTGGAGGAAAAGTGGGCCCCAAGAGGACTTTAGACAGGTCAGAATCAACGACCAATCTCGTTGGTTCCAAGATTAAATCTGTCACTCTCCCCCAATCTGGAAGGACCCCTGCCCCAAAGAAGCCGAAAGCAAAGGATCCTAATAAAAGGGAGATGACATATGATGAAAAGCAAAAGCTGAGCACATGCCTACAGAATTTACCTTCTGAAAAGCTTGAAAACGTTGTACAGATAATCAAAAAGAGGAATTCATCTCTATGCCAACAGGATGATGAGATTGAAGTGGATATTGACAGTGTTGATACTGAGACCCTATGGGAGCTTGACAGGTTTGTTACCAATTACAAAAAGAGCTTGagcaagaacaaaagaaaaattgaacttGCAGATCAAGAAAAAAGGGAAGTCGAGACGAATGTTCAGGAGGAG AATGCTAGCCCAGTTGTGGTAGAAATTCCAAAAGAAAGCAAAGCAG AAGAGAAAGGCACTTCCTCCACTCCTGCTCATGTAGAAAATCAGGGAAAAGATGTTAGTCAGCCAAGCAGCTCTAACACTGACTCGGTGTCATCATCAAGTG ATTCTGATAGCGAAAGCTCCGCAGGAGGTGGATCCGATGCCGAACATTCACCAAAAAGTTGA